atataaaatagtatattatacATCTAGGGaacaaaagtaaataatgtctcagatctcatgtacAATGCCCGAGGCGAAGCCGAAGGTGACAaatatgagatctgagacattctttactgaCTCCCGTGGTGTGTGTGTCCTATTTTTCTCCCCGACGGAGGTGGAAAACGGCAACTTTGTTTTGTAAAGTGGGTAGAAAGTTGATACTTTCTGCACGGAGatgagaaaaatttcatttatcattgtTTGCTGtactgaaaaattgtttttgcctTAGtagtgtttataatttattcgcctcgttgttattttaaattgtagtttttatcttgaagaaaattattctatttgtgTGATAAGGTTGTCCGAAAATAAGCCTACTGCACTTCGGAAGGTGATTCGGCACGAATAGGAAGAAAAACATGATCCCTTATATGTGTGAAAATCATAATTTGTAAGCCCGCTGGGGCATCATAACTAAATTATTCCGTAAGCGGACTAGAGATTAtgcttttttaacttttaaaaggtTCTAACCACTTATGTTTCAGGACCTGTGCAGAGAATCCATGAGGGAgattaatagataaataaaattttaaatttttgcatttgaaCTCTTTAATGTATTTTGATACCGTAAATTGGAAATGATACCATAtagatttgaaattatttatcaattaattatcattttatatatcttttttgaaaataagtacTCTGAAATTATAAagctttgtaaaaaatttaataatactacTAATACGGATTACTTTAAATTCTCATTAGCTGACCtacatttagaaaatttcaaattttttgtatcgaaacGCCTTAAGTTGTTTTCTGGGCGCGCTGTTGGACTGTACGCAGCTTTAAGAACACGGATATGCATATGAGCATAAATAATGATACATTGTTTTAGGCGTGGCAAGCTCagattcaatttttcatttgttatattGCAACAATCTAATACAtgatcaatataataaaattatcaataaaggtttgtaaatttgtaaatatgatcaataaatattgacaaaCTCCAATTACGTTGcagtatcattttatttattgacaatCTAGTTAATTACAGGGTCAAATTGTTTGTGATAGAGTAGAACCTGATAGAATGTGCAATTAAGTATGCCATCGAAATAAGGTGAAGAAACAACACTGCCACGGAAAAAGGTTCTACAAATCGGTTTTGTTCAAGGTAGTATGAGCACCaaagcaattttagatttaaggttgaaattatttgtaccttattttcaactttgataattaattttgttataacttcatgaatgtagacgataaataagaataaaatttttcgatatctgtcttggttttggaaatattgaaaactacATAATGAAAacccaaaattttcgatattgtgaaaattactccagatatcgaaaaattttattcttacttttcgtcttatattgtcaagtttaacataattattattaaaaataattttttttcaatttgtgtccccactaccgtgcatATACATCCTCAATTGGTCAGacacaacgagtttttttttttcaataattaattaaggttttaacttttaaatagttttcttttaatttctcgactatttttggagaaatctatgaaaacatatcatccatctaccgttgtACCATAAGACATAAACAGAAACTATCACACACTGGTCGAGCGAAACTGATAAAACAGTTAGCTGTTAgctgacaaaataaaattttgctgaaccaataattttgtttaaaagcgTTATTAAATTACAGtcttttcaaatcaaatttttcaatatatgatCGCatcaaacaaaacattttatagcttaTAGCTCTTTTTTAATATGTACAGGTTGTTTCGTTATTCGATAGTCACCTGGAAGGTGTTTATATTTGCAGCAAATCATTAgcaacaaatttgacatattaaatcgaaaattctTGACTCACGAGTTAGAGCAACGTTTAAGTTATTTCATGTATTTCGCTACATGCAAAAAAGTGTAAGCtgtataaaaatcattgcacctTCTAATGTAAGTACCTACCTCAGATCATCGCACGGTGAAAAAGTCAGACGACTTATAAGCTTGGTACGTCTTTATGTACATATctatatgtatctatgtaacggatgacaatacaataatttaataagttctGTTAGATTATACTGATCAGGATCTTCAGAATTaacgattaactaaaaaatctttggtggtggaagcgcagataacttTCAATAacactaataaatataatagtttcaaaaattaaaattcacgcTTTTGTAGCTAGCTGAACTAAGAAGTAGAAAATACATAATAGTCTGAGAAAAAACTTTGTAACTATAGCTGAAGTAAACAGTtgataataatttctataagttcgAAAAAATAGAAGCGTAGTAAATAATCAAAGTTATTTTCTTTCATctaaaataacttatttcaaTTCActagttacaaaaaatattttttattattatttatttattttaatgaagttCTAAGaactttttatcaatatttctgttttttatttctcaaaatttgacTGAGGTATTTAATGGAGGTCTATTTTGTAAGGTCAGAATAttcttttattgaatatttttattaaatatttgatgtcTAATTTGCGTTTGACCTTATATGACGTagattgtttttcaaaatatttttaaattattttatacgaaTAAGAGCCACCGGAAACAATATTCTCCCATTTTCGATAATAGGATAACACCCgaaacatgttaaaaattttatgaaataaaagtaaaattacaaatcaaaaataaatgttataaaagttatttattaaattgagtAATTTACCttaatatccacaaaaaatgaaaatccaaaaaatttcaaattttatttatcaaattaatcatccttttctacgacttttttgaaaaattcatatcgattctctataTGGCTTAGGAGAAATTAACAATCTAAGccactatttttacaaaaaaaatgattttcatttttaagcacagttcttaattttggtatgattataaagcttaaaacttgaggaatattgataaaagtttattatgtaaatcgtaaaatatatttaaaagcaCATTGgctaaaaaatcaacatttattacgacttcttcatgtaccaccatgtaaaaaggtctgtttttaataattaatttatcgttaaCCTTACAGAAAATCAACCTGAAATTATTACAGGAAGCGtgttaaatactcattaattgacacacaaattttcagttttttagtaACCATTTCGTTTTGGTAACGAAACACCTTAAATGAATGAACTCATGTCGGGTATGAAGTATTTAAGTAGCtcactttgtatattttaaaaaaaattttaaaacaataagaattaataaaagATTGTTATGAATtgatgcaaaaatttttatcgattatggtttaatttatttaaaatacatattttatacttacaattaataaattctttttaaaattgattaattcaaTATACTAATTGAAACAGtggaattcaaattttaaataaaccaataataattatagaaaatttttaaaacattatgaaataatatttttaaaatatttttgaaattcttttaaaacttattttgcttaaaatgtttaaaacatttttatctgGATACCcgatacaaattttatcaagttttattggtaagtagatttttttttaattatatgttaaaGAGAAATATTCTACAAATAATGTTTCTATATTCGCGTCTACGAATATCATATTCAAAACTGCGAATAAATTCGTGTAAACTACGAAATTTTCTAACTTTGTATATGTTTTTCCCTTTAAATGTCCTATTCGTCGGCCTattggtaaataaaattgtttaaaatcaataatttaaacgaGTTTGTCCATTATTGAAAAAGTTCGGattgtgatatttttaatgaaaattccagtgacgaagtttttttttccagaAGTTTTGAAGGGTCGTAGATCGAAGGGAAGGGTTTTTGAAGGTTGAGCCTATAAGAACTTTTTatcagcatgatcaaaactaccttaattcatagttttcaaataattttgaaaccaaaaatcaatatatCATGTCCGGGATTCGTTAATAATAAActgaatatttgaattataaatatttttattttccagtaactattggaatattttcatttgGACTTGGACATTTATGGATTGCACCAGCTATACCTAAACTTCAATCAATTAGTAATGAAACGATTAATATAGGAATACAAATTTCACCAGAAGAGGGTTCATGGATTGcttcaattgaattaattacCTTACCAATCAGTTCATTTTCAACAATATTCTTAGCAAATTATTttggtacaaaaaatattttaacattcgcaccatttccattaattttatcATGGATAGTCATCGTTTTTGCACAAAATGtttggtattattattttgctCGCTTTTTAGTTGGTATCTCAGAAGCACTTTTCTATAATTGCGCACCAGTTTATATCAGTGAAATATCCGATCCAAAAATACGTGGTGccttactatttttaattcctGTCATGTTTAATGTTGGAAGTTTAGTAACATACtattttggatatattttatcgataaaattttttgcaattttatcaattattccagcttttttgtattttatactttttttaataatgccacaatcaccatatttttttattatccgtaaaaactatcaaaaagcTGAAGATACATTACGGTTTTTACGTGGTAAAAATTATCAAGCGAacgaaattgatattttaagaaACGCTATCCAAAATGATATGTCGAATAAAGTTACGATTCGAACAATACTAAATACATACTCCTATCGAAAATCATTCGGAATAGTTTTTATGGTTATGGGGTTTCAACAATTAGCAGGCACTACAGCTATTGCAAGCTATTTACATCTTGTAATAAACGAATCGAATGTGAATATTGGAACAGAAATACCAGCTGTAATTATTGGATTTGTTACAATATTATCAAGTATGTGTTCAACATTTTGGATTGATCGAAAAGGTCGTAGACCATTGCTGTTAGTTTCAATTTTTGGTGCAGGATTTTTTATACTAATTGGTGGAATTTATTTCACATTAatggaatataaatataatttaaccaAATACACATGGATACCAACGATTATTCTTGtcttttacgaaatttttgtaaattttggtataattaaTATGGCGTTAGTTTTGGCTGgtgaattattttcaacaaatatgaaaaattatggtGTTGGTGCTGCATTAATTAGTTACGGAGTATTtggatttattacaaataaaatatttcaattcataACAAATACATTTGGcatgagttataatttttttggatttagtttttttgctttttttggatttatatgtttttatttgtatttgccAGAAACACGACAAAAAACATTagttgaaatacaaaatatgcttcaaaaagaaaacaaaataaaatcctttgtttaaggatgtatgagcgccaaagcaattttaaataaagagcttgtttttttttttttttttaaatgaagattGGTTAAGtcaaaatcaattctgaaatttttaaggAGTGGGAGGGGTTGCtcgattaattaaataaataaattacatcaaaagtaggcatatttaatattgattttatggtaaaatgaTAGGtggatgttttcatagatttctccaaaactagtctgtggaaattatttaaaaaaaactatttaaattaaagttaaaatctttataaattattgaaaaaaataagaacaatttttatgctcgactaattaaggatgtataagcacggttgTAGGGacacaaagttaaaaaagtatatttattcaattttgatgatgaattatgttataaattgaCTATAtgtataagacgaaaagtaagaataaaatttttcgatatctgaagtaatttttaaaatatcgaaaactgaaaatttcgtttaattatttagctttcgatatttcgaaaaccaaggcagatatcgaaaaattgtatttttatttttcgtctacattcatgaagttataataaaaattcattatcaaaatttaaaataaggtacaaataatttcaaccctaaatctaaaatttcacAGCGGTGCTCGTACAACCTTAATATTAATCACTTTAAAAGGAagtcaaactatttttatacaaaaccaAATTTGTTTGTCCAAagacattttgaataaaaactcaTCTCATCGCCCGCTGATCAAATAGGACGTTTTTAGGCaagtattttttcaagaaaaatgtttacgataatccttttaaaaaagcaaatttCCATCTAGGGTGTCACCTAGGGGGGAGAGAGGGGCAGCTGTCCTTCGCCATGGCTTAGGAGCGACAGTGTAATAAGGGGGCAGCAaacatgttattaaaaattttttaaagcttatttattttaaatttatgcaattttttttcttaaagtacaaaatttaaatttaaaaaaaaaaaaaatattttgggttttttaatcattttgctCTTCTGATTTTtcctctagacgcttagttttcgaaactAAAGAACCTTGAAGGATATAttggtaaaattatattaaatatttttaaacttcaaaaaatcataatttttttcaaaattgcaattgtatatttgtttctaagctaataatatcttttatttatgataaaagaattactctagcaagtttttttctgtcctacccttatcttccttatttctttatcaaattaaattattcaccGCTCATtgtcaagcttattatgtctaggtttgaccaaaaatatactcacggtctaaaaatggaaggcttaggaaaaaacactctagacaaataattttcataaatttaaataataagtttattagacaaacatgttagtttttacagat
The Chrysoperla carnea chromosome 4, inChrCarn1.1, whole genome shotgun sequence genome window above contains:
- the LOC123297707 gene encoding facilitated trehalose transporter Tret1-like, which encodes MSVTIGIFSFGLGHLWIAPAIPKLQSISNETINIGIQISPEEGSWIASIELITLPISSFSTIFLANYFGTKNILTFAPFPLILSWIVIVFAQNVWYYYFARFLVGISEALFYNCAPVYISEISDPKIRGALLFLIPVMFNVGTEDTLRFLRGKNYQANEIDILRNAIQNDMSNKVTIRTILNTYSYRKSFGIVFMVMGFQQLAGTTAIASYLHLVINESNVNIGTEIPAVIIGFVTILSSMCSTFWIDRKGRRPLLLVSIFGAGFFILIGGIYFTLMEYKYNLTKYTWIPTIILVFYEIFVNFGIINMALVLAGELFSTNMKNYGVGAALISYGVTGIQESVP